From Rhodothermales bacterium, one genomic window encodes:
- a CDS encoding Wzz/FepE/Etk N-terminal domain-containing protein — MEIKTQETTHGDGLALEDEARREQASQTLWTGLAILWQRRRFIAGVTALAAIVSIVVALLMPKWYAGEARVLRSEGGMSIMGMMDRASGGLSRLLGAGGGDYVRYLAILTSRSMLESVVEEFDLVRVYDIEADDDENPLDMAVEELTDNVEFDVDVEFDYLAVRAYDKDPEQAAAMANFIVAQLNEANARLTSQSARESRIFIEQRLRKAESDLDSVRGELQQFQEANGFVELESQAQAFITSMATLKGQVAEAEVRYQTLAQQYGPDNPQVQAARTALQAARRQVNAALGGQDAMLPVSMQELPSMSRRYAELMQDQLIQAEVIENIYPLYEQSLFQERSEASAVQVVDEAVPPMRAAKPSRRMIVVVVTLSAFMLACLFAFAHAWLWQNRAQLAHRLHAASRRVA, encoded by the coding sequence ATGGAAATCAAAACCCAAGAGACCACGCACGGCGATGGCCTCGCTCTCGAGGATGAGGCACGCCGGGAGCAAGCTTCCCAAACCCTCTGGACCGGGCTCGCCATTCTCTGGCAGCGTCGCCGGTTCATCGCGGGCGTTACGGCCCTGGCCGCCATCGTCAGCATCGTCGTTGCCCTGCTGATGCCGAAGTGGTATGCAGGCGAGGCGCGCGTGCTACGCTCAGAGGGCGGGATGTCGATCATGGGCATGATGGACCGCGCCTCCGGCGGCCTCAGCCGCCTGCTCGGAGCCGGCGGCGGTGACTACGTCCGCTATCTCGCCATCCTCACGAGCCGGTCTATGCTGGAGTCCGTGGTGGAGGAGTTCGACCTCGTGCGCGTATATGACATTGAAGCCGATGATGACGAGAACCCGCTCGATATGGCTGTCGAAGAGCTGACAGACAATGTAGAGTTCGATGTGGACGTCGAGTTCGACTACCTCGCTGTACGCGCCTACGACAAGGATCCAGAGCAGGCTGCAGCGATGGCGAATTTCATCGTAGCGCAGCTGAATGAGGCGAATGCGCGCCTCACCTCGCAGAGCGCACGCGAGTCGCGCATTTTCATTGAGCAGCGACTCCGCAAAGCGGAATCCGACCTGGACTCCGTGCGGGGCGAACTCCAGCAGTTCCAAGAGGCAAATGGCTTCGTCGAGCTCGAATCCCAAGCTCAAGCGTTCATAACCTCCATGGCGACACTGAAGGGCCAAGTCGCCGAAGCAGAGGTCCGCTACCAGACGCTGGCCCAGCAGTATGGACCGGACAACCCGCAGGTGCAGGCGGCTCGCACCGCGTTGCAAGCCGCCCGCCGCCAAGTCAACGCGGCCCTCGGCGGACAAGACGCGATGCTTCCCGTTTCTATGCAAGAGTTGCCCTCGATGAGCCGACGCTATGCGGAGCTGATGCAAGACCAGCTCATTCAGGCAGAGGTCATCGAGAACATCTACCCGCTCTACGAGCAGTCCCTCTTCCAAGAGCGCAGTGAAGCCTCGGCGGTGCAGGTGGTGGACGAGGCCGTCCCGCCGATGCGAGCGGCCAAGCCTTCGCGGCGGATGATCGTGGTTGTCGTCACGCTCAGCGCCTTCATGCTGGCCTGCCTCTTCGCATTCGCACACGCGTGGCTGTGGCAAAACAGAGCACAGCTCGCTCATCGCCTGCACGCAGCCAGCCGCCGGGTGGCCTGA